The region ACCCGATCCGGTACCGGATCCGGAAGTGAAAAGAATGTCGGCGACGGATCTTCCCGACACGGAAGGAAGGACAGTCAAGATCCTGGAGAACGCAGGCACGGTGCTGGCGGGCGCGATCGAAGGCTGCACTATGTGCGGAGCATGTGTCGAAGAATGTCCGGAGGACGCGATAACGGTCGTCAAAGAGGGCGAAGAGATATTTGGGAGGATATTGTCCGACCGCTGCGCCGGCACCGCATGCAGAAGATGCGAGAGGGCATGTCCCGAAAGCGTGCTTAAGATAACGCCTTTCACGATGATCGGCCGTTCTTAATCGGAGCCGTCCCCCGCATCGGGATCAGGTGCAGCTTTGACCTCATTACTGCCGCATGAGAGTTCCACTCCGACAATGCCGACGATAATGATCGCCGCGAACAGCAGTCTTGACAGAAGGAACGGGTCGTTGGCGATGATGATGCCCAAGACTATGCTGCAGATCGTTCCGACGCCGACCCACACGGCGTAACCTCCGCCGACGGGCACCCCTCTTTTCAAGCCTATGTTCAGGAGGCTTACGCTTGTGAAAATGAACCCGATAGTGGCAATGGTCCATAAGATGTTCGTGAATCCGTGGGACTTATCCATACACAAAGCCCACACGGCTTCAAAAACGCCGCCCATCAGCACGATCGCCCATATCCATTGTTTCATCTCAGACCTCCAATCCCAGACCGACAACGCCGACCAATATCAGGAATATGAAGAACAGCCGTTTCCTTTCGATCATTTCCTTATACAGAATGACACCCAGCACGGTCGTGCCGATCGTGCCTATCCCCGTCCATACGGCGTAAGCCGTCCCCACCGGTATCTCTCTCATGGCCAAAGACAAAAAGAACGGACTTGTCAAAATCAAAATTCCGGTTATAACTGCCCATTTTATATTTTTATGCACATTGTATTTCTTCATGGCAAGGACCCATGCCGGCTCCAGAAGCCCCCCTATGATGAGCCATGTATAAGCCATAAGACTGAACATTCCAATATCTCCGGAATTGAACGATGTGCTTGCCGGCAGCGTACGCCGGCTGTAAATGCAGCAGTGTGTATCAGTATTAATATTATTTCATCTTAAATCTTATTATTATAGTTAGTTTTAAATAGTTATATCTACAAATGAAATATTATAATGGACATGTTTATATACGAGTAAAACGTATTAAATAATGCGGTACCAGTGTAACAGGTAGGCAGCGTACCGCAGAGACGATCCTTCCCGTACAGGATCACCCTCGTTTGACATTCATCCGGGGAACCTGTCCGCCTGCGGGCATTCTACTCCTCCTCCTTACAAATAGATGAGGCGGACAGGAACTTACCGTAACACATACGGTTCCGAACGGTCGTCTGTTTCATTACCCAGACGCCGCAAGAATCTTTATGTGTGCGGGCAGTATCAAGGTGTATCAATGATGGAACGGGGGACGGTCTGGGACCGGTAAGCCTCTAAAGCCCAACCAGCGGGGTTCGATTCCCCGGTCTCTCGCCATGACGGCAATCGGTGGTGATGACATCAATGTAGGTTTCACTGACTCACAAATACAGAGGCTGCGGGAGTATGGGGACGATCCCAAGGATTCTTCCACTTTTAGCAGCGCCGATGAAAGGGATAAAGCATTTTCAAAGCTCATGTCCGATCTTGTGTCTTTGAACGAAAGATCGCTGACAGAGATGATAAGGTCACCGTCAAGGCACCATCTGGCACAGCTTGAATCGGACATATCGGAGATATTGATATCAAAAGGCTTCATGGAGGTCAGGACGCCTGCGATCATCTCGGCCGCATCGCTCGAGAAAATGACGATCACACCCGAACACCCCCTTTACAAGCAGGTGTTCTTCATAGATAAAAAAAGATGTCTGCGCCCGATGCTGGCGCCGAATCTGTACTATGTTATGAGAAAACTCAGGGACCACACCGACGGTCCGGTAAGGATATTCGAGATAGGCTCATGTTTCAGAAAAGAGTCGCACAGCGGCGCGCATCTCGAAGAGTTCACGATGCTGAACCTGGTGGAGATGGGACCGGAGAAAGATGCCACGGAGGCCCTGAAGGAGTATATAGGCGACATCATGGGCGTAACGGGGCTGGAATATACTTTATCGGTAGAGGAATCGGATGTTTACAAAGAAACACTTGATGTGATGATCGGCGACATTGAAGTATCGTCCGGGGCGGTGGGTCCGCATGTGCTCGACGCCGCCCACGATGTCCACGAGCCGTGGTCGGGAGTGGGATTCGGTCTTGAGAGACTGCTCATGCTCATGAACAACAAAGGCAGCGTTAAAAAGACAGGCAGAAGCCTAAGCTATCTGAACGGTGCGAAGATAAACTGACAGGGATACAGTTGAGCGTCACAGACATAATAGATAAAACAAAGAGGAACGGGAAAATATCTCCGGAGGAGATAGCGGAACTCCTTTCCGTCAGAGAGGAGGACGAGATCTCCGCGCTGTTCTCGGCGGCAGGCTCCGTAAGGGACAGGGTATTCGGAAACAAGGTGTTCGTATACGGGTTCGTCTATTTTTCCACTCATTGCAGGAACAACTGCGCATTCTGTTATTACAGAAGGATGAACCGTCTGCCCCGTTACAGGAAGACTGCTGACGAGGTCCTTTCGTTGTCCGGAAGCCTAAAAGACGCGGGGATAAATCTGGTGGACCTTACCATGGGAGAAGATCCCCTCATGTGCGCCGACGATTACAACGAATTGCTGGGGATCGTCAGAAGGGTCAGGGACGAAGTGGACATCTCGATAATGGTGTCGCCCGGAGCGGTCCCCGAACGCATATTCTCAAAATTCAAAGACGCCGGAGCGGACTGGTTCGCATGTTATCAGGAAACTTACAACAAGGAGCTATTCTCCAAGCTAAGGCTTGAACAGGATTTCGATCATAGGCTTAACCAGAAGATATGGGCGAAGAAAGCGGG is a window of Candidatus Methanoplasma cognatum DNA encoding:
- a CDS encoding SMR family transporter, encoding MKQWIWAIVLMGGVFEAVWALCMDKSHGFTNILWTIATIGFIFTSVSLLNIGLKRGVPVGGGYAVWVGVGTICSIVLGIIIANDPFLLSRLLFAAIIIVGIVGVELSCGSNEVKAAPDPDAGDGSD
- a CDS encoding multidrug efflux SMR transporter translates to MKKYNVHKNIKWAVITGILILTSPFFLSLAMREIPVGTAYAVWTGIGTIGTTVLGVILYKEMIERKRLFFIFLILVGVVGLGLEV
- the pylSc gene encoding pyrrolysine--tRNA(Pyl) ligase large subunit; its protein translation is MTAIGGDDINVGFTDSQIQRLREYGDDPKDSSTFSSADERDKAFSKLMSDLVSLNERSLTEMIRSPSRHHLAQLESDISEILISKGFMEVRTPAIISAASLEKMTITPEHPLYKQVFFIDKKRCLRPMLAPNLYYVMRKLRDHTDGPVRIFEIGSCFRKESHSGAHLEEFTMLNLVEMGPEKDATEALKEYIGDIMGVTGLEYTLSVEESDVYKETLDVMIGDIEVSSGAVGPHVLDAAHDVHEPWSGVGFGLERLLMLMNNKGSVKKTGRSLSYLNGAKIN
- the pylB gene encoding methylornithine synthase PylB translates to MSVTDIIDKTKRNGKISPEEIAELLSVREEDEISALFSAAGSVRDRVFGNKVFVYGFVYFSTHCRNNCAFCYYRRMNRLPRYRKTADEVLSLSGSLKDAGINLVDLTMGEDPLMCADDYNELLGIVRRVRDEVDISIMVSPGAVPERIFSKFKDAGADWFACYQETYNKELFSKLRLEQDFDHRLNQKIWAKKAGLLAEDGIMVGLGETLRDRADSIVKMGAIGCQQMRAMTFVPQKGTPMENVRPTEPIDELVSIAVMRLLYPDRLIPASLDVEGIAGLKTRLDAGANVITSIVPPNEDLAGVAQHELDIENGHRSVAHVLRLLDEMGR